TGGCGTGGATGAGGATGATGATGGTCGCGCCTGTGTGTGCTCGGCCGATGCCTAGGTGGAGGAGTTTGCCTGCGTAGCGCAGGGTGGCGTGGCCGTCGGGGTGGGTTAAAGGCCAAAAGTGGTGTTTTTATTTTGGTGGGTGTGTTGCGGTTTAGTGTGATCGTCCTGCCCAGCCTTTTCGGGGCCAGAGGCCTTCTTCTTTGGTGAGTGCGGTGTCGTAGTGGACGGGCATGTCCCCGACGGTGGGTTTGAGTTTGGCTTTGGTCTTTCTCTTTGGGATTGTGCGGCGTTGTGGCCTGCCAGCTGTGTTCCATTCTCGGAGTATGTGGCTGGCTGATTGAGGGTTTTCGGTTGTGGAATGCAGGTACCAGTTGATCATTGCTTGCATGTGTGTTTCCGTCATTCCCCGATGTGCGTAGGTGAGTGCGCGGATGCGTGAGTTGATTGATTCGACAGGGTTCGTGGTGCGTTCCTGTGGCGGGTCGAAGTCGAGGAAGGCGAAGAGGCTTCCCTCTTGTTGGAGGCGTGCCAGGCGGTGGTAGACACGCCTGTCACGTTCATGGGTGTACCACCATGTTCGCCCTTCCCGACGCTGGGAGGCCGGGACATCACGGGCCCAGGTTCGTTCCGTGAAATAGGCCTGGTACTGGGTGTGGAGCTGGACAAGCAGACCAGACCAAGCCGCTGCTTCCTGCCGGGTTTTGACTTTCAAGAGTCGGATGGATAAGCCATAAAGAGCTTTCCCTGCAGGGGTGGCAGGACGGTGGGTCAGATCGCGTAGGTTGTTGCGGTGAACATGGACCAGGCAGCGTTGAACAGGAGTATCA
The DNA window shown above is from Changpingibacter yushuensis and carries:
- a CDS encoding IS1249 family transposase, which encodes MPAYGCVGRQRSTRPCSICACGPVLKNGYRNGRIRYRCATCGQDPHRLSAGRPDITDTAVLTRFLEYVTGTSTQAHMTGTSLRTQRRDWQWCWSIPTPQVEPTGEVYSQVFIDGIYLPYGWCLLIARSQSHVVTWQWTTRETKAAYMALLDQIAPPCLVTTDGAGGALKALHDLWPDTPVQRCLVHVHRNNLRDLTHRPATPAGKALYGLSIRLLKVKTRQEAAAWSGLLVQLHTQYQAYFTERTWARDVPASQRREGRTWWYTHERDRRVYHRLARLQQEGSLFAFLDFDPPQERTTNPVESINSRIRALTYAHRGMTETHMQAMINWYLHSTTENPQSASHILREWNTAGRPQRRTIPKRKTKAKLKPTVGDMPVHYDTALTKEEGLWPRKGWAGRSH